Proteins encoded in a region of the Phormidium ambiguum IAM M-71 genome:
- a CDS encoding Spy/CpxP family protein refolding chaperone: MLFSRSSVITFLTLSISAVAIASPRPWLSQTTSPNPNERSNRTNQDVPKWIQKVNLTPAQTQRMQTISSKYRNDISASAKALRQAQFELGQMLGSDASLDSLRQKHRQVEVLKQKVGQLRFESLLEMREVLSPEQRRQVAQNIQNRIKMRKERDSRLLQMQPPQKTQLPD; the protein is encoded by the coding sequence ATGTTATTTAGTCGTAGTTCGGTCATTACATTTTTAACTTTATCAATTAGTGCAGTGGCGATCGCTAGTCCTAGACCTTGGCTTTCCCAAACTACTTCTCCCAATCCTAACGAACGTAGTAATCGTACTAATCAAGATGTTCCCAAATGGATTCAAAAAGTGAATCTCACGCCAGCACAAACTCAACGAATGCAGACAATTAGCAGTAAGTATCGAAACGACATTTCTGCATCGGCAAAAGCTTTACGTCAAGCCCAATTTGAATTAGGTCAAATGCTCGGAAGCGATGCTAGCTTAGACAGCTTGAGGCAAAAACATCGCCAAGTGGAAGTTTTAAAGCAAAAAGTAGGACAATTGCGTTTTGAAAGTTTATTAGAAATGCGCGAAGTCTTAAGCCCAGAACAACGTCGCCAGGTAGCACAAAACATTCAAAACCGAATTAAAATGCGAAAAGAGCGAGATTCTCGTTTACTACAAATGCAGCCACCACAAAAAACCCAACTACCAGATTGA